A genomic segment from Juglans regia cultivar Chandler chromosome 14, Walnut 2.0, whole genome shotgun sequence encodes:
- the LOC108996972 gene encoding B3 domain-containing protein Os07g0679700 isoform X3 has protein sequence MEERLAFRIRWIRRSMSQLRIWRGDLSNGFGLLAVNNAGDSLSSPFEKRLVSDDEGRLMQLCKIMEADEPNLLPQSERGEVNASQVDLGFSNVTQPSIGSDPFTKPDNSRQILEGKDMHESLAKPSLNMTLGTPNFVLPFSGGVVDGREQSKTPSPIQKGQRSRPILPKPTKTSLTVSSETNKSVAQMRIARPPAEGRGKNQLLPRYWPRITDQELEQLSGDLNSTIVPLFEKVLSASDAGRIGRLVLPKACAEAYFPPISQSEGLPLRIQDVKGNEWTFQFRFWPNNNSRMYVLEGVTPCIQSMQLRAGDTVTFSRIDPGGKLVMGFRKASNTADSQDAQMSALPNGTPSRETSFAGVIESLPSGSGYSGLFQTMKGSKEPHLNALCENLHLGEGDIGLNKCDNHGDRINEDSPQQPMHIREKKRTRNIGFKSKRLLMHSEEALELRLTWEEAQDLLRPPSCVKPSIVTIEDHEFEEYDEPPVFGKRTIFTALPSRGPVQWAQCDNCSKWRRLPVDVLLPPKWTCSENVWDSNRCFCSVPEEISLKQLANLLRVRKDFKKRRSAESHMSVQEREPASGLDALACAAVLGDNVGDSGEPSVGATTKHPRHRPGCTCIVCIQPPSGKGKHKPTCTCNVCMTVKRRFKTLMLRKKKRQSELEAETGQKDENHLRDESKTNGPSRDGLLPTNFPGNEESHSRNQLAELAEIGNGQIDLNCHPKREDMQLDLEVPGMSLQSLVQAASLPLEDFMKQRRIPTLTCEQQGSLDSCIHPQLVTGESERPGLSDEGRPCS, from the exons ATGGAAGAGAGGCTGGCCTTTAGGATCCGGTGGATTCGCCGATCTATGTCACAACTGCGG ATCTGGAGGGGTGACCTTTCTAATGGATTTGGTTTATTAGCGGTAAATAATGCTGGCGATTCACTCTCCAGTCCTTTTGAGAAAAGATTGGTCAGTGACGATGAGGGAAGACTTATGCAGTTGTGcaaaatcatggaagctgatGAACCAAACCTCTTGCCTCAATCTGAGAGAGGTGAAGTAAATGCATCTCAAGTTGACCTAGGCTTTTCGAATGTGACTCAGCCATCCATTGGATCAGACCCATTTACCAAACCAGACAATAGTAGACAAATATTGGAGGGCAAAGATATGCATGAGTCACTAGCTAAGCCATCTTTGAATATGACCTTGGGAACTCCAAATTTTGTGCTTCCCTTTTCTGGTGGAGTTGTAGATGGAAGGGAACAGAGCAAAACACCTTCTCCCATCCAAAAAGGGCAAAGATCTCGCCCAATACTGCCCAAACCCACAAAAACTAGCCTCACTGTAAGTTCAGAGACAAATAAAAGCGTGGCACAGATGCGAATCGCTAGGCCTCCTGCTGAAGGACGGGGAAAAAACCAGTTACTTCCCCGTTACTGGCCAAGAATTACTGACCAAGAGCTGGAGCAATTATCCGGAGA tttgaattcCACTATTGTGCCATTGTTCGAGAAAGTGCTCAGTGCCAGTGATGCTGGTCGGATTGGTCGTTTGGTTCTCCCAAAAGCATGTGCTGAA GCGTATTTTCCTCCTATTTCTCAATCAGAAGGCCTGCCTTTAAGGATTCAAGATGTGAAGGGGAATGAGTGGACATTTCAGTTCAGATTCTGGCCCAATAACAACAGCAGGATGTATGTTTTAGAGGGTGTTACCCCTTGCATACAGTCTATGCAATTACGAGCGGGTGACACGG TAACATTTAGTCGGATTGATCCTGGAGGCAAACTTGTCATGGGGTTTCGAAAGGCATCCAACACTGCAGATTCACAG GATGCCCAGATGTCTGCCCTTCCTAATGGCACGCCTTCTAGGGAAACTTCCTTTGCTGGTGTTATTGAGAGTCTGCCTTCAGGAAGTGGCTACTCTGGGCTTTTTCAAACAATGAAAGGAAGCAAGGAACCTCACTTAAATGCTCTCTGTGAAAATTTGCATTTAGGGGAGGGAGATATCGGGTTGAATAAATGTGATAACCATGGAGACAGGATAAATGAAGATTCACCACAGCAACCAATGCACATTCGAGAGAAGAAGAGGACTCGAAATATTGGCTTTAAAAGTAAAAGGCTGTTAATGCATAGTGAAGAGGCTCTGGAGCTAAGACTTACATGGGAAGAAGCACAAGACTTGCTTCGTCCACCGTCATGTGTGAAGCCAAGCATTGTTACAATTGAGGACCATGAGTTTGAAGAATATGAT GAACCACCGGTTTTTGGAAAGAGGACTATATTCACCGCCCTTCCTTCTAG GGGACCAGTGCAATGGGCTCAGTGTGACAATTGCTCCAAATGGCGAAGGTTGCCAGTGGATGTTCTTCTCCCTCCAAAGTGGACGTGTTCAGAAAATGTTTGGGATTCAAACAG GTGCTTCTGCTCTGTTCCAGAGGAGATCAGTCTGAAGCAATTAGCTAATCTTCTGAGAGTAAGGAAAG ATTTCAAGAAGCGAAGAAGTGCAGAAAGCCATATGTCAGTCCAAGAACGTGAGCCAGCTTCTGGCTTGGATGCCTTGGCCTGTGCTGCAGTTCTGGGAGATAATGTGGGTGATTCGGGTGAACCCTCAGTTGGAGCCACCACCAAACATCCTCGACATCGCCCTGGCTGCACTTGTATTGTGTGCATCCAGCCCCCAAGTGGGAAGGGGAAGCACAAGCCCACATGTACTTGCAATGTGTGCATGACCGTAAAGCGCAGGTTTAAAACCCTAATGCTGCGCAAGAAGAAACGCCAATCAGAACTCGAAGCAGAGACTGGCCAGAAGGATGAAAACCACCTTAGAGATGAATCAAAAACGAATGGTCCATCAAGAGATGGACTGCTGCCTACGAATTTTCCCGGTAATGAAGAAAGCCACAGCAGAAATCAATTAGCTGAGTTGGCTGAGATCGGCAATGGACAAATAGACCTGAATTGTCATCCCAAACGTGAAGACATGCAACTGGATCTGGAGGTACCAGGAATGAGCCTGCAGAGCCTTGTTCAAGCGGCTAGCCTTCCATTGGAAGATTTTATGAAGCAAAGAAGGATTCCAACCTTGACATGTGAGCAACAGGGTAGTCTCGATTCCTGCATACACCCGCAATTAGTTactggagaga
- the LOC108996972 gene encoding B3 domain-containing transcription repressor VAL1 isoform X2: MESKICMNASCGATSTHEWKRGWPLGSGGFADLCHNCGSAYEDLVFCDMFHLEETGWRECSLCNKIWRGDLSNGFGLLAVNNAGDSLSSPFEKRLVSDDEGRLMQLCKIMEADEPNLLPQSERGEVNASQVDLGFSNVTQPSIGSDPFTKPDNSRQILEGKDMHESLAKPSLNMTLGTPNFVLPFSGGVVDGREQSKTPSPIQKGQRSRPILPKPTKTSLTVSSETNKSVAQMRIARPPAEGRGKNQLLPRYWPRITDQELEQLSGDLNSTIVPLFEKVLSASDAGRIGRLVLPKACAEAYFPPISQSEGLPLRIQDVKGNEWTFQFRFWPNNNSRMYVLEGVTPCIQSMQLRAGDTVTFSRIDPGGKLVMGFRKASNTADSQDAQMSALPNGTPSRETSFAGVIESLPSGSGYSGLFQTMKGSKEPHLNALCENLHLGEGDIGLNKCDNHGDRINEDSPQQPMHIREKKRTRNIGFKSKRLLMHSEEALELRLTWEEAQDLLRPPSCVKPSIVTIEDHEFEEYDEPPVFGKRTIFTALPSRGPVQWAQCDNCSKWRRLPVDVLLPPKWTCSENVWDSNRCFCSVPEEISLKQLANLLRVRKDFKKRRSAESHMSVQEREPASGLDALACAAVLGDNVGDSGEPSVGATTKHPRHRPGCTCIVCIQPPSGKGKHKPTCTCNVCMTVKRRFKTLMLRKKKRQSELEAETGQKDENHLRDESKTNGPSRDGLLPTNFPGNEESHSRNQLAELAEIGNGQIDLNCHPKREDMQLDLEVPGMSLQSLVQAASLPLEDFMKQRRIPTLTCEQQGSLDSCIHPQLVTGESERPGLSDEGRPCS, translated from the exons ATGGAGTCCAAGATTTGCATGAATGCTTCGTGCGGAGCTACCTCCACGCACGAATGGAAGAGAGGCTGGCCTTTAGGATCCGGTGGATTCGCCGATCTATGTCACAACTGCGG ATCTGCCTATGAGGATCTGGTTTTCTGTGATATGTTCCACTTAGAGGAAACTGGTTGGAGGGAATGCAGTTTATGCAACAAG ATCTGGAGGGGTGACCTTTCTAATGGATTTGGTTTATTAGCGGTAAATAATGCTGGCGATTCACTCTCCAGTCCTTTTGAGAAAAGATTGGTCAGTGACGATGAGGGAAGACTTATGCAGTTGTGcaaaatcatggaagctgatGAACCAAACCTCTTGCCTCAATCTGAGAGAGGTGAAGTAAATGCATCTCAAGTTGACCTAGGCTTTTCGAATGTGACTCAGCCATCCATTGGATCAGACCCATTTACCAAACCAGACAATAGTAGACAAATATTGGAGGGCAAAGATATGCATGAGTCACTAGCTAAGCCATCTTTGAATATGACCTTGGGAACTCCAAATTTTGTGCTTCCCTTTTCTGGTGGAGTTGTAGATGGAAGGGAACAGAGCAAAACACCTTCTCCCATCCAAAAAGGGCAAAGATCTCGCCCAATACTGCCCAAACCCACAAAAACTAGCCTCACTGTAAGTTCAGAGACAAATAAAAGCGTGGCACAGATGCGAATCGCTAGGCCTCCTGCTGAAGGACGGGGAAAAAACCAGTTACTTCCCCGTTACTGGCCAAGAATTACTGACCAAGAGCTGGAGCAATTATCCGGAGA tttgaattcCACTATTGTGCCATTGTTCGAGAAAGTGCTCAGTGCCAGTGATGCTGGTCGGATTGGTCGTTTGGTTCTCCCAAAAGCATGTGCTGAA GCGTATTTTCCTCCTATTTCTCAATCAGAAGGCCTGCCTTTAAGGATTCAAGATGTGAAGGGGAATGAGTGGACATTTCAGTTCAGATTCTGGCCCAATAACAACAGCAGGATGTATGTTTTAGAGGGTGTTACCCCTTGCATACAGTCTATGCAATTACGAGCGGGTGACACGG TAACATTTAGTCGGATTGATCCTGGAGGCAAACTTGTCATGGGGTTTCGAAAGGCATCCAACACTGCAGATTCACAG GATGCCCAGATGTCTGCCCTTCCTAATGGCACGCCTTCTAGGGAAACTTCCTTTGCTGGTGTTATTGAGAGTCTGCCTTCAGGAAGTGGCTACTCTGGGCTTTTTCAAACAATGAAAGGAAGCAAGGAACCTCACTTAAATGCTCTCTGTGAAAATTTGCATTTAGGGGAGGGAGATATCGGGTTGAATAAATGTGATAACCATGGAGACAGGATAAATGAAGATTCACCACAGCAACCAATGCACATTCGAGAGAAGAAGAGGACTCGAAATATTGGCTTTAAAAGTAAAAGGCTGTTAATGCATAGTGAAGAGGCTCTGGAGCTAAGACTTACATGGGAAGAAGCACAAGACTTGCTTCGTCCACCGTCATGTGTGAAGCCAAGCATTGTTACAATTGAGGACCATGAGTTTGAAGAATATGAT GAACCACCGGTTTTTGGAAAGAGGACTATATTCACCGCCCTTCCTTCTAG GGGACCAGTGCAATGGGCTCAGTGTGACAATTGCTCCAAATGGCGAAGGTTGCCAGTGGATGTTCTTCTCCCTCCAAAGTGGACGTGTTCAGAAAATGTTTGGGATTCAAACAG GTGCTTCTGCTCTGTTCCAGAGGAGATCAGTCTGAAGCAATTAGCTAATCTTCTGAGAGTAAGGAAAG ATTTCAAGAAGCGAAGAAGTGCAGAAAGCCATATGTCAGTCCAAGAACGTGAGCCAGCTTCTGGCTTGGATGCCTTGGCCTGTGCTGCAGTTCTGGGAGATAATGTGGGTGATTCGGGTGAACCCTCAGTTGGAGCCACCACCAAACATCCTCGACATCGCCCTGGCTGCACTTGTATTGTGTGCATCCAGCCCCCAAGTGGGAAGGGGAAGCACAAGCCCACATGTACTTGCAATGTGTGCATGACCGTAAAGCGCAGGTTTAAAACCCTAATGCTGCGCAAGAAGAAACGCCAATCAGAACTCGAAGCAGAGACTGGCCAGAAGGATGAAAACCACCTTAGAGATGAATCAAAAACGAATGGTCCATCAAGAGATGGACTGCTGCCTACGAATTTTCCCGGTAATGAAGAAAGCCACAGCAGAAATCAATTAGCTGAGTTGGCTGAGATCGGCAATGGACAAATAGACCTGAATTGTCATCCCAAACGTGAAGACATGCAACTGGATCTGGAGGTACCAGGAATGAGCCTGCAGAGCCTTGTTCAAGCGGCTAGCCTTCCATTGGAAGATTTTATGAAGCAAAGAAGGATTCCAACCTTGACATGTGAGCAACAGGGTAGTCTCGATTCCTGCATACACCCGCAATTAGTTactggagaga
- the LOC108996972 gene encoding B3 domain-containing transcription repressor VAL1 isoform X1: MESKICMNASCGATSTHEWKRGWPLGSGGFADLCHNCGSAYEDLVFCDMFHLEETGWRECSLCNKRIHCGCIISERSYEYLDFGGVGCNSCVKSSGIYPIWRGDLSNGFGLLAVNNAGDSLSSPFEKRLVSDDEGRLMQLCKIMEADEPNLLPQSERGEVNASQVDLGFSNVTQPSIGSDPFTKPDNSRQILEGKDMHESLAKPSLNMTLGTPNFVLPFSGGVVDGREQSKTPSPIQKGQRSRPILPKPTKTSLTVSSETNKSVAQMRIARPPAEGRGKNQLLPRYWPRITDQELEQLSGDLNSTIVPLFEKVLSASDAGRIGRLVLPKACAEAYFPPISQSEGLPLRIQDVKGNEWTFQFRFWPNNNSRMYVLEGVTPCIQSMQLRAGDTVTFSRIDPGGKLVMGFRKASNTADSQDAQMSALPNGTPSRETSFAGVIESLPSGSGYSGLFQTMKGSKEPHLNALCENLHLGEGDIGLNKCDNHGDRINEDSPQQPMHIREKKRTRNIGFKSKRLLMHSEEALELRLTWEEAQDLLRPPSCVKPSIVTIEDHEFEEYDEPPVFGKRTIFTALPSRGPVQWAQCDNCSKWRRLPVDVLLPPKWTCSENVWDSNRCFCSVPEEISLKQLANLLRVRKDFKKRRSAESHMSVQEREPASGLDALACAAVLGDNVGDSGEPSVGATTKHPRHRPGCTCIVCIQPPSGKGKHKPTCTCNVCMTVKRRFKTLMLRKKKRQSELEAETGQKDENHLRDESKTNGPSRDGLLPTNFPGNEESHSRNQLAELAEIGNGQIDLNCHPKREDMQLDLEVPGMSLQSLVQAASLPLEDFMKQRRIPTLTCEQQGSLDSCIHPQLVTGESERPGLSDEGRPCS, translated from the exons ATGGAGTCCAAGATTTGCATGAATGCTTCGTGCGGAGCTACCTCCACGCACGAATGGAAGAGAGGCTGGCCTTTAGGATCCGGTGGATTCGCCGATCTATGTCACAACTGCGG ATCTGCCTATGAGGATCTGGTTTTCTGTGATATGTTCCACTTAGAGGAAACTGGTTGGAGGGAATGCAGTTTATGCAACAAG CGAATCCACTGTGGTTGTATAATATCCGAGCGTTCGTATGAGTACCTTGATTTTGGGGGTGTCGGGTGTAATAGCTGTGTGAAAAGCTCTGGAATTTATCCG ATCTGGAGGGGTGACCTTTCTAATGGATTTGGTTTATTAGCGGTAAATAATGCTGGCGATTCACTCTCCAGTCCTTTTGAGAAAAGATTGGTCAGTGACGATGAGGGAAGACTTATGCAGTTGTGcaaaatcatggaagctgatGAACCAAACCTCTTGCCTCAATCTGAGAGAGGTGAAGTAAATGCATCTCAAGTTGACCTAGGCTTTTCGAATGTGACTCAGCCATCCATTGGATCAGACCCATTTACCAAACCAGACAATAGTAGACAAATATTGGAGGGCAAAGATATGCATGAGTCACTAGCTAAGCCATCTTTGAATATGACCTTGGGAACTCCAAATTTTGTGCTTCCCTTTTCTGGTGGAGTTGTAGATGGAAGGGAACAGAGCAAAACACCTTCTCCCATCCAAAAAGGGCAAAGATCTCGCCCAATACTGCCCAAACCCACAAAAACTAGCCTCACTGTAAGTTCAGAGACAAATAAAAGCGTGGCACAGATGCGAATCGCTAGGCCTCCTGCTGAAGGACGGGGAAAAAACCAGTTACTTCCCCGTTACTGGCCAAGAATTACTGACCAAGAGCTGGAGCAATTATCCGGAGA tttgaattcCACTATTGTGCCATTGTTCGAGAAAGTGCTCAGTGCCAGTGATGCTGGTCGGATTGGTCGTTTGGTTCTCCCAAAAGCATGTGCTGAA GCGTATTTTCCTCCTATTTCTCAATCAGAAGGCCTGCCTTTAAGGATTCAAGATGTGAAGGGGAATGAGTGGACATTTCAGTTCAGATTCTGGCCCAATAACAACAGCAGGATGTATGTTTTAGAGGGTGTTACCCCTTGCATACAGTCTATGCAATTACGAGCGGGTGACACGG TAACATTTAGTCGGATTGATCCTGGAGGCAAACTTGTCATGGGGTTTCGAAAGGCATCCAACACTGCAGATTCACAG GATGCCCAGATGTCTGCCCTTCCTAATGGCACGCCTTCTAGGGAAACTTCCTTTGCTGGTGTTATTGAGAGTCTGCCTTCAGGAAGTGGCTACTCTGGGCTTTTTCAAACAATGAAAGGAAGCAAGGAACCTCACTTAAATGCTCTCTGTGAAAATTTGCATTTAGGGGAGGGAGATATCGGGTTGAATAAATGTGATAACCATGGAGACAGGATAAATGAAGATTCACCACAGCAACCAATGCACATTCGAGAGAAGAAGAGGACTCGAAATATTGGCTTTAAAAGTAAAAGGCTGTTAATGCATAGTGAAGAGGCTCTGGAGCTAAGACTTACATGGGAAGAAGCACAAGACTTGCTTCGTCCACCGTCATGTGTGAAGCCAAGCATTGTTACAATTGAGGACCATGAGTTTGAAGAATATGAT GAACCACCGGTTTTTGGAAAGAGGACTATATTCACCGCCCTTCCTTCTAG GGGACCAGTGCAATGGGCTCAGTGTGACAATTGCTCCAAATGGCGAAGGTTGCCAGTGGATGTTCTTCTCCCTCCAAAGTGGACGTGTTCAGAAAATGTTTGGGATTCAAACAG GTGCTTCTGCTCTGTTCCAGAGGAGATCAGTCTGAAGCAATTAGCTAATCTTCTGAGAGTAAGGAAAG ATTTCAAGAAGCGAAGAAGTGCAGAAAGCCATATGTCAGTCCAAGAACGTGAGCCAGCTTCTGGCTTGGATGCCTTGGCCTGTGCTGCAGTTCTGGGAGATAATGTGGGTGATTCGGGTGAACCCTCAGTTGGAGCCACCACCAAACATCCTCGACATCGCCCTGGCTGCACTTGTATTGTGTGCATCCAGCCCCCAAGTGGGAAGGGGAAGCACAAGCCCACATGTACTTGCAATGTGTGCATGACCGTAAAGCGCAGGTTTAAAACCCTAATGCTGCGCAAGAAGAAACGCCAATCAGAACTCGAAGCAGAGACTGGCCAGAAGGATGAAAACCACCTTAGAGATGAATCAAAAACGAATGGTCCATCAAGAGATGGACTGCTGCCTACGAATTTTCCCGGTAATGAAGAAAGCCACAGCAGAAATCAATTAGCTGAGTTGGCTGAGATCGGCAATGGACAAATAGACCTGAATTGTCATCCCAAACGTGAAGACATGCAACTGGATCTGGAGGTACCAGGAATGAGCCTGCAGAGCCTTGTTCAAGCGGCTAGCCTTCCATTGGAAGATTTTATGAAGCAAAGAAGGATTCCAACCTTGACATGTGAGCAACAGGGTAGTCTCGATTCCTGCATACACCCGCAATTAGTTactggagaga